One stretch of Arachis duranensis cultivar V14167 chromosome 1, aradu.V14167.gnm2.J7QH, whole genome shotgun sequence DNA includes these proteins:
- the LOC107491190 gene encoding omega-3 fatty acid desaturase, endoplasmic reticulum, with product MVALEQVEHHHHHEKTHVHVVNNDNGSCDDDFDPSAPPPFKIAEIRRAIPKHCWKKDTWRSLRYVLRDVLIVTAFMALAIGFSSWFFWPFYWLAQGTMFWALFVLGHDCGHGSFSESPKLNSIVGHILHSFILVPYHGWRISHRTHHQNHGHVEHDESWVPLTEKIYKNLDNTTRILRFTLPFPIFAYPFYLWKRSPGKEGSHFNPYSKLFSPDERKDVLTSTLCWIAMFSLLIYLSFTMGPILILKLYGVPYSIFVMWLDFVTYLHHHGYKQKLPWYRGKEWDYLRGGLTTVDRDYGWVNKIHHDIGTHVIHHLFPQIPHYHLVEATESAKGVLGEYYREPEKSGPIPWHLIKYLLHSVKHDHFVSDFGDIVFYQTDPQLYHNQHSSDKSK from the exons ATGGTTGCTTTGGAACAAGTagaacatcatcatcatcatgaaaaAACACATGTTCATGTTGTTAATAATGACAACGGTTCTTGTGATGATGATTTTGATCCAAGTGCACCTCCACCCTTCAAGATTGCAGAGATAAGAAGAGCAATTCCAAAGCATTGTTGGAAGAAGGACACGTGGCGGTCATTAAGATATGTCCTTAGAGATGTTCTTATAGTCACTGCATTTATGGCTCTTGCAATTGGGTTCAGTAGCTGGTTCTTCTGGCCATTCTATTGGCTTGCTCAGGGTACAATGTTCTGGgctctttttgttcttggacATGATTG TGGCCATGGAAGCTTTTCAGAGAGTCCTAAGCTGAATAGCATTGTGGGCCATATCTTACACTCATTCATCCTTGTACCATACCATGGATG gagAATTAGCCATAGAACTCACCATCAAAACCATGGACATGTTGAGCATGATGAATCATGGGTTCCT CTGACAGAGAAGATTTACAAGAATCTAGATAACACAACAAGAATCCTAAGATTCACATTGCCTTTTCCAATCTTTGCATACCCCTTTTATTTG tggaAAAGAAGCCCTGGAAAAGAAGGGTCTCACTTTAATCCCTACAGCAAATTGTTCTCCCCTGATGAGAGAAAAGATGTATTAACATCAACTCTTTGTTGGATTGCCATGTTCTCTTTGCTTATTTATTTGTCCTTCACAATGGGTCCAATTTTGATTCTCAAGCTCTATGGAGTCCCTTATTCG atctTCGTAATGTGGTTGGACTTCGTCACATATTTGCATCACCATGGTTACAAGCAGAAATTACCATGGTACCGCGGCAAG GAATGGGATTACCTAAGGGGTGGTCTTACAACTGTGGATCGAGACTATGGTTGGGTTAATAAAATTCACCATGACATTGGCACCCATGTCATCCATCATCTTTTCCCTCAAATTCCCCATTACCATTTAGTTGAAGCG ACAGAATCAGCAAAGGGAGTTCTTGGAGAATATTATAGGGAGCCAGAGAAATCAGGTCCAATCCCATGGCATCTAATAAAGTATTTGCTACACAGTGTAAAGCATGACCACTTCGTCAGTGACTTTGGGGACATTGTGTTCTACCAAACAGACCCTCAACTCTACCATAACCAACATTCTTCGGACAAGTCTAAATGA